A genomic stretch from Chloroflexota bacterium includes:
- a CDS encoding adenine phosphoribosyltransferase — protein MTARSTDDLRAKIREVPDFPKPGILFYDITTLLRDADAFKEVIDRMAEAVKGEKIDLVVGMESRGFIFAAPLADRLGAGFVPVRKLGKLPAETIEVEYDLEYGTATLEIHRDAITRGQRVLVVDDLLATGGTVLGTIELVRRLGGEIAGLSFAVELTALGGRDKLAEFAIHTLLAY, from the coding sequence GTGACCGCTCGCTCCACCGACGACCTGCGCGCCAAGATCCGCGAGGTGCCGGACTTCCCGAAGCCGGGGATCCTCTTCTACGACATCACCACCCTGCTGCGCGACGCCGATGCATTCAAGGAAGTGATCGACCGCATGGCCGAGGCGGTGAAGGGGGAGAAGATCGACCTGGTGGTCGGGATGGAATCCCGGGGGTTCATCTTCGCGGCCCCTCTGGCCGACCGCCTGGGAGCGGGATTCGTCCCGGTGCGCAAGCTCGGAAAGCTGCCGGCCGAGACGATCGAGGTCGAGTACGACCTTGAATACGGGACCGCAACGCTCGAGATCCACCGTGACGCCATCACCCGTGGGCAGCGGGTCTTGGTGGTGGACGACCTGCTGGCCACGGGCGGGACGGTGCTCGGCACGATCGAGCTGGTGCGCCGGCTGGGTGGCGAGATCGCGGGGCTCTCGTTCGCGGTCGAGCTGACCGCGCTGGGCGGGCGCGACAAGCTCGCCGAATTCGCGATCCACACGCTGCTCGCCTACTAG
- a CDS encoding EAL domain-containing protein, translating into MEPDPPLVTMKLRGRAAARRRDRQVVALVNVVLLVGIGIIAALATKLVPSGREVTLVLAIASAIGLIGILAWSGVGPRRGLVDDLRDAEARYRAMVEELPAVLYVADLGADATWHYVSPRIQELLGYSAAEWQADTSLWMSHIHPDDRQRVLEDEEFEGRRDIGARSVSEYRMRTRDGREIWIRDEGVVIGNERGEPTRYRGYMIDISAQKEAEMAARENEEQTQLIIESASQAYVAIDAQGRIIDWNAQAEAAFGWSRQEALGEPLEEKIIPVAQRAAHRAGLARYLVTGEGPLVGKRIEVTALHRDGHEFLAELTIWPVGSGDNIRFSALIHDITLRKELEMQLQHQAFHDSLTGLANRALFRDRVAHALARQARGRGSVSVLFSDLDDFKTVNDSLGHEAGDQLLVAVAERLRAVMRPEDTTARFGGDEFAILLEETNKDGTRRAAERILEALRSPFEFHGRQVVMRASIGAAITSDGSTEPDDLLRQADLAMYTAKTSGKAGFAFYEPHMHEAAVTRMELKGDLEQAIANQDFELHYQPIVDLRSGNVTGVEALVRWRHPERGLVLPTEFIPIAEETGLVVPLGRWMIGEACRQLAAWTAAGRLSGPRLQRLSMWVNVSARELQEPEFVQTVADAVESSGIPPERLTLEITESGLMADLDQSTATLHRLRALGARLAIDDFGTGYSSLSYLERLPVEVLKIDRSFTAAIGHGRDVPVLVRSIVKLGQTLHMEVLAEGIETAEQLTRLRAIDCRLGQGFHFSPALPAVEVIELLAHGWPSALSA; encoded by the coding sequence ATGGAGCCCGATCCACCGCTGGTGACCATGAAGCTACGAGGGCGCGCGGCCGCGAGGCGTCGCGATCGGCAGGTCGTGGCACTCGTGAACGTCGTGCTGCTCGTTGGAATCGGCATCATCGCCGCGCTCGCCACCAAGCTCGTCCCCAGCGGGCGCGAGGTGACATTGGTCCTGGCGATTGCCAGCGCGATCGGCCTCATTGGCATCCTCGCCTGGTCGGGCGTCGGACCACGCCGTGGCCTGGTCGACGACCTCAGGGACGCCGAAGCGCGATACCGGGCCATGGTGGAGGAGCTGCCAGCGGTCCTGTATGTCGCCGATCTCGGGGCGGATGCCACCTGGCATTACGTCAGCCCCCGGATCCAGGAGCTGCTCGGCTACAGCGCCGCCGAGTGGCAGGCGGACACGAGCCTGTGGATGAGCCATATCCACCCCGACGATCGGCAGCGGGTCCTCGAGGACGAGGAATTTGAAGGCCGCCGTGACATCGGCGCCCGGTCCGTGAGCGAGTACCGCATGCGGACCCGGGACGGTCGCGAGATCTGGATCCGCGACGAGGGGGTCGTGATCGGCAACGAGCGCGGCGAGCCGACGCGCTACCGCGGCTACATGATCGACATCTCGGCGCAGAAAGAGGCCGAGATGGCGGCCCGCGAGAACGAGGAGCAGACTCAGCTGATCATCGAGAGCGCCAGCCAGGCGTATGTCGCGATCGATGCCCAGGGCCGCATCATCGACTGGAACGCGCAGGCAGAAGCGGCCTTCGGCTGGTCCCGGCAGGAGGCACTGGGCGAGCCGCTCGAGGAGAAGATCATTCCGGTCGCGCAGCGCGCGGCACATCGGGCAGGGCTTGCTCGCTACCTGGTGACCGGGGAGGGTCCCCTCGTCGGAAAGCGGATCGAGGTCACGGCGCTGCATCGCGACGGGCACGAATTCCTGGCCGAGCTGACGATCTGGCCGGTCGGCAGCGGCGATAATATTCGCTTCAGCGCGCTGATCCACGACATCACCCTGCGCAAGGAGCTGGAGATGCAGCTCCAGCACCAGGCCTTCCACGATTCGCTGACCGGCCTCGCCAACCGTGCTCTCTTCCGCGACCGGGTCGCCCACGCACTGGCTCGCCAGGCTCGCGGTCGAGGGTCCGTATCGGTCCTCTTCTCCGACCTCGACGACTTCAAGACCGTCAACGACTCGCTCGGCCACGAAGCCGGCGACCAGCTGCTGGTGGCGGTCGCCGAGCGACTGCGGGCGGTGATGCGCCCCGAGGACACGACGGCTCGATTTGGCGGCGACGAGTTCGCGATCCTGCTCGAGGAGACCAACAAGGACGGCACGCGGCGCGCGGCCGAGCGAATCCTGGAGGCACTCCGCTCGCCATTCGAGTTCCACGGCCGGCAGGTCGTCATGCGGGCAAGCATCGGCGCCGCCATCACCTCTGACGGCAGCACCGAACCGGATGACCTCCTGCGTCAGGCCGACCTGGCCATGTATACCGCCAAGACGTCGGGGAAGGCGGGCTTCGCCTTCTACGAGCCACACATGCACGAGGCCGCCGTGACGCGGATGGAGCTCAAGGGCGACCTGGAGCAGGCGATCGCGAACCAGGACTTCGAGCTGCACTACCAGCCGATCGTCGACCTGCGCAGCGGCAACGTCACCGGTGTCGAGGCACTCGTCCGCTGGCGTCACCCCGAGCGCGGGCTCGTGCTTCCAACCGAGTTCATCCCGATCGCCGAGGAGACCGGGCTGGTCGTGCCGCTGGGCCGCTGGATGATCGGCGAGGCCTGCCGACAGCTCGCTGCCTGGACCGCCGCCGGACGCCTCTCCGGGCCGCGGCTCCAGCGCCTGTCGATGTGGGTCAACGTGTCAGCGCGCGAGCTCCAGGAGCCGGAGTTCGTGCAGACCGTGGCGGATGCGGTCGAATCGAGTGGCATTCCCCCTGAGCGCCTGACGCTGGAGATCACCGAGAGCGGCCTGATGGCGGACCTCGACCAGAGCACCGCGACCCTGCACCGCCTCCGCGCACTCGGGGCGCGGCTGGCGATCGATGACTTCGGCACCGGCTACTCGTCGCTCAGCTACCTGGAGCGCCTGCCGGTCGAGGTGCTGAAGATCGACCGCTCCTTCACGGCCGCGATCGGTCACGGGCGCGATGTTCCAGTCCTGGTTCGGTCGATCGTCAAGCTGGGCCAGACGCTGCACATGGAGGTGCTGGCCGAGGGGATCGAGACCGCCGAGCAGCTGACCAGGCTGCGAGCCATCGATTGCCGGCTGGGCCAGGGCTTCCATTTCTCCCCCGCCCTGCCCGCGGTCGAGGTGATCGAGCTGCTCGCCCACGGCTGGCCGTCGGCGTTGAGCGCCTGA
- a CDS encoding GNAT family N-acetyltransferase, whose protein sequence is MAALPATQLHARSVTDRDEIAAYLRSDRRYAAYALGDLDSPARGRCSWGIAYDAGGEPAALAMHHDGLVPQPLFLMGEPDGCRAVLASVIKPRDAFFQAMEALDAAAADLYELERATVLLRMVVDATTFVPTAGVAVRLSAADIDDLNRLYQLGFRAGFAQAILDDAVYYGIRIHGRLVSAAGTHVINRGEGIAVVGNVMTHADYRGHGFARMVTGAVTLDLLEQVPDVALNVHADNESAIAAYSRLGYREYCRLTERLGRRRSGGWGLMRPIREAMRITWPRDQR, encoded by the coding sequence ATGGCCGCTCTCCCAGCCACCCAGCTTCATGCTCGCTCCGTCACGGATCGCGACGAGATCGCGGCGTATCTGCGCAGCGACCGTCGCTACGCCGCCTATGCCCTCGGAGACCTCGACTCGCCGGCGCGCGGCCGCTGCTCATGGGGGATCGCCTACGATGCCGGCGGCGAGCCCGCAGCGCTCGCGATGCACCACGACGGCCTCGTGCCGCAGCCGCTCTTCCTGATGGGCGAGCCCGACGGCTGCCGGGCCGTGCTGGCCAGCGTCATCAAGCCGCGAGACGCGTTCTTCCAGGCGATGGAAGCCCTGGACGCCGCTGCCGCGGACCTCTATGAGCTCGAACGGGCGACCGTCTTGCTGCGGATGGTTGTCGACGCGACGACCTTTGTCCCCACCGCGGGCGTTGCCGTACGCCTCAGCGCGGCAGACATCGACGATCTGAATCGGCTCTATCAGCTCGGATTCCGTGCGGGCTTCGCGCAGGCGATCCTCGACGACGCGGTCTATTACGGGATCCGCATCCACGGCCGCCTGGTGAGCGCCGCCGGCACCCACGTCATCAACCGTGGCGAGGGGATCGCGGTGGTCGGCAACGTGATGACCCACGCCGACTACCGTGGCCACGGCTTCGCCAGGATGGTGACTGGCGCGGTGACCTTGGATCTGCTCGAGCAGGTCCCGGACGTGGCCCTCAATGTCCACGCGGATAACGAGTCGGCCATCGCGGCCTACTCCAGACTCGGCTACCGTGAGTACTGTCGGCTGACCGAGAGGCTGGGGCGCCGCCGTTCCGGCGGCTGGGGGTTGATGCGACCGATACGAGAGGCAATGAGAATCACGTGGCCACGAGACCAACGCTGA